In Spodoptera frugiperda isolate SF20-4 chromosome 28, AGI-APGP_CSIRO_Sfru_2.0, whole genome shotgun sequence, one genomic interval encodes:
- the LOC118265569 gene encoding uncharacterized protein LOC118265569 isoform X1, which translates to MEVKDHVSLIDLSKQLPFEIDASMKEEICFGETLIISCGHYEGDLEEEESESEWTCESSSEATVPEEAKGDQVFEIKDYVPEAVVQEEEDEEDDDFYFYFFPDCNKPPPPQNSKSSIIVVDGMPKINMAAKTQIYCTCKKDKAGECPCYVKVPCTCGAKAKATCTCSELKDICICAPGDPQIACTCGNADVCTCDPTGKIFPVCTCGQIDKPCICHPDKYPCPICQCKHKPRFLPVTKTEPSEPSLQTIESLYESLSIEGEISHISSVLAKKPSQEPTMESLKEVFNEQSVIEEEPCVCQKPDPKKLCHCKKGKDCTCLSLCTCGVQRTCLCDPEECEDSPCRKEESKSVCSCDAVKVCKCALETSSGVCKCFPVKICTCKNPDDCKCYTTCDCTNPCICDTIPVKPDECVCLTKPGLSDRVCTCRCTDNASAKIKRFRKGKHGYRWCHEVDPRHTFFDYAYGRHDMPKTEETKQEPFKIKGLHDRRDSDECPIHGAKLPKFEKKPRKPSLDCCSSVGGISICVETLGEDKDKLLVQMVSYSSKEGAKTGSKLVSILDCNLHTMEENRVEHATKKDLTKERRSYMAICESGYYNKVTRICGERHVVKRLYHNFDKARNFILEGANLVLLRYMAIRRFKGTVKTDTVMMDGSICESIYVSHGVTQGVVNATPFFVVKIERHVIEPSGYVHQTLTVLTLKGYTVSHEWADNCYIFHINPLLHVIPERDEIEKTEPLRDSWREDLQLMSDFLEFKNLSNLVIRTPVCPKEDGMSQRVGPSQALCATTCKPSSCYVRKTPCTSPGITSAPYCLPSTSRMTNSSTLLLNTSDTISSKNDWLHPKQGKVNKWKSNEGRRACVQFLKKHRERRKKRNRNARALARNNDQRVAMSSNYGSIIRTVAFLCLLFHAFKLNLISLKNMLRIVILFYLTL; encoded by the exons atggAGGTAAAGGATCACGtatcattaatagatttatCAAAACAATTACCATTTGAAATCG atgcaTCTATGAAAGAAGAAATTTGTTTTGGAGAAACACTTATTATTAGTTGTGGACATTATGAAGGTGATCTTGAAGAAGAAGAATCAGAATCCGAATGGACATGTGAGAGTTCTTCTGAAGCAACTGTACCGGAAGAAGCTAAAGGTGACCAAGTGTTTGAAATAAAGGACTATGTTCCGGAAGCTGTTGTGCAAGAAGAAGAAGATGAAGAAGATgacgatttttatttttactttttcccCGATTGCAACAAGCCTCCTCCGCCCCAAAATAGTAAATCCAGTATTATTGTTGTTGATGGCatgccaaaaataaatatggcagcAAAAACGCAAATTTATTGCACATGTAAAAAAGACAAAGCGGGAGAGTGCCCATGTTATGTAAAAGTACCTTGTACTTGTGGAGCTAAGGCTAAGGCCACATGCACGTGCTCGGAACTAAAAGATATATGTATTTGTGCTCCGGGGGATCCTCAAATTGCATGCACATGTGGAAACGCTGATGTATGTACATGTGATCCTACTGGGAAAATATTTCCTGTATGCACTTGTGGTCAAATTGATAAGCCTTGTATATGTCATCCTGATAAATATCCTTGTCCTATATGCCAATGTAAACATAAGCCCCGATTTTTACCCGTTACGAAAACTGAACCTTCTGAGCCGTCTTTACAAACGATAGAATCGTTATATGAAAGTTTATCAATAGAAGGGGAAATAAGCCACATTAGTAGTGTACTTGCAAAGAAACCATCACAAGAACCTACGATGGAATCTCTAAAAGAAGTTTTTAATGAGCAAAGCGTAATCGAAGAAGAACCATGCGTTTGCCAAAAGCCGGATCCTAAAAAATTGTGCCATTGCAAGAAAGGCAAAGACTGTACGTGCTTGTCATTATGCACATGTGGTGTACAACGCACTTGTTTATGTGATCCAGAAGAGTGCGAAGATTCCCCCTGCAGAAAGGAAGAATCGAAGTCTGTTTGTAGTTGTGATGCCGTCAAAGTATGCAAATGCGCACTGGAAACTAGTAGTGGCGTTTGTAAATGCTTTCCGGTGAAGATTTGTACGTGTAAAAATCCAGATGATTGTAAATGCTACACTACCTGCGATTGCACAAATCCGTGCATTTGTGATACAATTCCGGTTAAACCAGATGAATGTGTTTGTTTGACAAAACCTGGATTGTCTGACCGAGTTTGCACTTGTAGATGCACAGATAACGCATCTGCAAAGATAAAAAGGTTTCGTAAAGGCAAACATGGCTATCGATGGTGTCACGAAGTTGATCCACGTCATACATTTTTCGATTATGCTTACGGAAGACACGATATGCCCAAGACtgaagaaacaaaacaagagcCGTTCAAAATTAAAGGTTTGCATGATAGGCGTGACTCTGACGAATGTCCAATACATGGTGCGAAGCTGCCTAAATTCGAAAAGAAACCAAGGAAACCGTCTTTAGATTGTTGTAGTTCTGTTGgag GCATCAGCATTTGTGTTGAGACTCTCGGCGAGGACAAAGATAAACTTCTTGTGCAAATGGTTTCATATTCGTCAAAGGAAGGTGCAAAAACTGGTTCCAAGCTTGTTAGTATCCTAGACTGTAACTTACACACGATGGAGGAAAATCGAGTCGA GCATGCTACGAAGAAAGACTTGACAAAAGAGCGACGAAGCTACATGGCTATATGTGAAAGTGGTTACTATAACAAGGTGACGCGTATTTGTGGTGAAAGGCATGTAGTGAAGCGACTCTACCACAACTTTGACAAAGCCCGCAACTTCATACTTGAAGGTGCTAATCTGGTCCTCTTGCGCTACATGGCCATACGACGGTTCAAAGGCACCGTGAAGACTGATACTGTAATGATGGATGGTTCCATCTGTGAAAGTATCTAT GTTAGTCATGGTGTTACCCAAGGAGTAGTCAACGCCACCCCCTTTTTCGTGGTGAAGATTGAACGGCATGTTATCGAACCTTCGGGGTACGTTCATCAGACGCTGACGGTGTTAACTCTTAAAG GCTACACTGTCAGTCATGAGTGGGCGGACAACTGCTACATTTTCCACATAAACCCGCTGCTGCACGTCATCCCTGAAAGAGATGAAATCGAAAAGACTGAACCGCTACGGGATTCTTGGCGAGAAGATCTACAACTGATGTCAGACTTTTTGGAATTCAAG AATCTATCAAATCTTGTTATCAGAACACCCGTGTGTCCGAAGGAGGACGGTATGTCACAGAGAGTGGGACCCTCACAGGCACTGTGCGCGACTACCTGCAAACCATCCTCTTGCTACGTCCGCAAGACACCCTGCACTTCACCAGGCATTACTTCGGCACCGTACTGTCTGCCCTCGACCTCCCGCATGACGAATTCTTCGACCCTGCTTCTAAACACGTCCGATACTATTTCTTCGAAGAATGATTGGTTGCATCCAAAACAAGGAAAAGTAAACAAATGGAAGTCTAATGAGGGACGGAGAGCCTGTGTTCAGTTTCTGAAGAAACATCGCGAACGCCGCAAGAAACGTAACCGTAACGCCCGCGCTCTCGCCAGGAATAATGATCAACGTGTGGCAATGTCCAGTAATTATGGAAGTATTATTCGCACCGTAGCATTCCTTTGTTTACTATTCCATGCTTTTAAGTTGAATctaatttctttgaaaaatatgttaagaattgttattttattttacctgaCTTTGTAG
- the LOC118265569 gene encoding uncharacterized protein LOC118265569 isoform X2: protein MEVKDHVSLIDLSKQLPFEIDASMKEEICFGETLIISCGHYEGDLEEEESESEWTCESSSEATVPEEAKGDQVFEIKDYVPEAVVQEEEDEEDDDFYFYFFPDCNKPPPPQNSKSSIIVVDGMPKINMAAKTQIYCTCKKDKAGECPCYVKVPCTCGAKAKATCTCSELKDICICAPGDPQIACTCGNADVCTCDPTGKIFPVCTCGQIDKPCICHPDKYPCPICQCKHKPRFLPVTKTEPSEPSLQTIESLYESLSIEGEISHISSVLAKKPSQEPTMESLKEVFNEQSVIEEEPCVCQKPDPKKLCHCKKGKDCTCLSLCTCGVQRTCLCDPEECEDSPCRKEESKSVCSCDAVKVCKCALETSSGVCKCFPVKICTCKNPDDCKCYTTCDCTNPCICDTIPVKPDECVCLTKPGLSDRVCTCRCTDNASAKIKRFRKGKHGYRWCHEVDPRHTFFDYAYGRHDMPKTEETKQEPFKIKGLHDRRDSDECPIHGAKLPKFEKKPRKPSLDCCSSVGGISICVETLGEDKDKLLVQMVSYSSKEGAKTGSKLVSILDCNLHTMEENRVEHATKKDLTKERRSYMAICESGYYNKVTRICGERHVVKRLYHNFDKARNFILEGANLVLLRYMAIRRFKGTVKTDTVMMDGSICESIYVSHGVTQGVVNATPFFVVKIERHVIEPSGYVHQTLTVLTLKGYTVSHEWADNCYIFHINPLLHVIPERDEIEKTEPLRDSWREDLQLMSDFLEFKNTRVSEGGRYVTESGTLTGTVRDYLQTILLLRPQDTLHFTRHYFGTVLSALDLPHDEFFDPASKHVRYYFFEE, encoded by the exons atggAGGTAAAGGATCACGtatcattaatagatttatCAAAACAATTACCATTTGAAATCG atgcaTCTATGAAAGAAGAAATTTGTTTTGGAGAAACACTTATTATTAGTTGTGGACATTATGAAGGTGATCTTGAAGAAGAAGAATCAGAATCCGAATGGACATGTGAGAGTTCTTCTGAAGCAACTGTACCGGAAGAAGCTAAAGGTGACCAAGTGTTTGAAATAAAGGACTATGTTCCGGAAGCTGTTGTGCAAGAAGAAGAAGATGAAGAAGATgacgatttttatttttactttttcccCGATTGCAACAAGCCTCCTCCGCCCCAAAATAGTAAATCCAGTATTATTGTTGTTGATGGCatgccaaaaataaatatggcagcAAAAACGCAAATTTATTGCACATGTAAAAAAGACAAAGCGGGAGAGTGCCCATGTTATGTAAAAGTACCTTGTACTTGTGGAGCTAAGGCTAAGGCCACATGCACGTGCTCGGAACTAAAAGATATATGTATTTGTGCTCCGGGGGATCCTCAAATTGCATGCACATGTGGAAACGCTGATGTATGTACATGTGATCCTACTGGGAAAATATTTCCTGTATGCACTTGTGGTCAAATTGATAAGCCTTGTATATGTCATCCTGATAAATATCCTTGTCCTATATGCCAATGTAAACATAAGCCCCGATTTTTACCCGTTACGAAAACTGAACCTTCTGAGCCGTCTTTACAAACGATAGAATCGTTATATGAAAGTTTATCAATAGAAGGGGAAATAAGCCACATTAGTAGTGTACTTGCAAAGAAACCATCACAAGAACCTACGATGGAATCTCTAAAAGAAGTTTTTAATGAGCAAAGCGTAATCGAAGAAGAACCATGCGTTTGCCAAAAGCCGGATCCTAAAAAATTGTGCCATTGCAAGAAAGGCAAAGACTGTACGTGCTTGTCATTATGCACATGTGGTGTACAACGCACTTGTTTATGTGATCCAGAAGAGTGCGAAGATTCCCCCTGCAGAAAGGAAGAATCGAAGTCTGTTTGTAGTTGTGATGCCGTCAAAGTATGCAAATGCGCACTGGAAACTAGTAGTGGCGTTTGTAAATGCTTTCCGGTGAAGATTTGTACGTGTAAAAATCCAGATGATTGTAAATGCTACACTACCTGCGATTGCACAAATCCGTGCATTTGTGATACAATTCCGGTTAAACCAGATGAATGTGTTTGTTTGACAAAACCTGGATTGTCTGACCGAGTTTGCACTTGTAGATGCACAGATAACGCATCTGCAAAGATAAAAAGGTTTCGTAAAGGCAAACATGGCTATCGATGGTGTCACGAAGTTGATCCACGTCATACATTTTTCGATTATGCTTACGGAAGACACGATATGCCCAAGACtgaagaaacaaaacaagagcCGTTCAAAATTAAAGGTTTGCATGATAGGCGTGACTCTGACGAATGTCCAATACATGGTGCGAAGCTGCCTAAATTCGAAAAGAAACCAAGGAAACCGTCTTTAGATTGTTGTAGTTCTGTTGgag GCATCAGCATTTGTGTTGAGACTCTCGGCGAGGACAAAGATAAACTTCTTGTGCAAATGGTTTCATATTCGTCAAAGGAAGGTGCAAAAACTGGTTCCAAGCTTGTTAGTATCCTAGACTGTAACTTACACACGATGGAGGAAAATCGAGTCGA GCATGCTACGAAGAAAGACTTGACAAAAGAGCGACGAAGCTACATGGCTATATGTGAAAGTGGTTACTATAACAAGGTGACGCGTATTTGTGGTGAAAGGCATGTAGTGAAGCGACTCTACCACAACTTTGACAAAGCCCGCAACTTCATACTTGAAGGTGCTAATCTGGTCCTCTTGCGCTACATGGCCATACGACGGTTCAAAGGCACCGTGAAGACTGATACTGTAATGATGGATGGTTCCATCTGTGAAAGTATCTAT GTTAGTCATGGTGTTACCCAAGGAGTAGTCAACGCCACCCCCTTTTTCGTGGTGAAGATTGAACGGCATGTTATCGAACCTTCGGGGTACGTTCATCAGACGCTGACGGTGTTAACTCTTAAAG GCTACACTGTCAGTCATGAGTGGGCGGACAACTGCTACATTTTCCACATAAACCCGCTGCTGCACGTCATCCCTGAAAGAGATGAAATCGAAAAGACTGAACCGCTACGGGATTCTTGGCGAGAAGATCTACAACTGATGTCAGACTTTTTGGAATTCAAG AACACCCGTGTGTCCGAAGGAGGACGGTATGTCACAGAGAGTGGGACCCTCACAGGCACTGTGCGCGACTACCTGCAAACCATCCTCTTGCTACGTCCGCAAGACACCCTGCACTTCACCAGGCATTACTTCGGCACCGTACTGTCTGCCCTCGACCTCCCGCATGACGAATTCTTCGACCCTGCTTCTAAACACGTCCGATACTATTTCTTCGAAGAATGA